GCTGATCAAAGCTGCCATTCACTTCGAGACCATAGCCATAAAGTTTCAGCATGGCCTGCAGCGCCATCACCGGATCGCCGCTGTCTCCCATCTGAAGGAAACTGCCGCCGCTGAGCGGCTCTGGTGCAACGTAATGGCCGACGCCTTGTTCGTGCAGAAAGCCCCAATCGAATTTTTCGCCCGGATCAATCTTGCGACCCGGCGCTATATCAGAATGCGCAAGCACGTTGCGCGGCTTAATGGCGTTGCGCTGGATGATGTCTTTCGACAATGCCGCCACCGCCTGCATCTGCGGCAACGGGAAATCCTCATAGCCAAGGGAATGGCCGGTGTTCTGGATTTCGATGCCGATCGAGAGCGAGTTGATGTCCTCATCGCCATGCCACAGCGAAACGCCTGCATGCCAGGCGCGCGCCGCCTCGTCGACCATCTGCACAATCGCACCCTGCTCATCGACCAGATAGTGGCAGGACACTTCGCTCTGCGCGTTGCACAGCCAGTCGCAGGCTTTCTGCGCGCTGCTCATGCCGGTGTAATGCAGAACCAGGACCGAGATGGGCTTGCCCACACGCCGCTCATTGATATTGGGCGAAAGCTGCACGCGGTGCGGCAGGCCGGTGCCGATCACGGCGTATGCATCCGCTCAATCTCGGCATAGGCGCTGTTGATGCGAGCCAGCCTGTCGGTGGCCAGCTTGACCATTTCTTCGGGAACGCCGGCTGCGATCTGCTTGTCGGGATGCAGCTCCTTCACCAGCTGCTTGTAGTGGCGTTTCACTTCGGCCAGCTTGGTCTCCGGCTCCACGCCCAGCACTTCGAAAGGATCGTCCTTGATCGCCACATGGCGGGCGCGGATGCGCAGCCACTCAGCCCCAGTGAAGCCGAAAATCCCCGCCACTTCTTCGAGATAGGCAATCTCTGCCG
This genomic interval from Aestuariivirga litoralis contains the following:
- a CDS encoding N-acetylmuramoyl-L-alanine amidase, yielding MIGTGLPHRVQLSPNINERRVGKPISVLVLHYTGMSSAQKACDWLCNAQSEVSCHYLVDEQGAIVQMVDEAARAWHAGVSLWHGDEDINSLSIGIEIQNTGHSLGYEDFPLPQMQAVAALSKDIIQRNAIKPRNVLAHSDIAPGRKIDPGEKFDWGFLHEQGVGHYVAPEPLSGGSFLQMGDSGDPVMALQAMLKLYGYGLEVNGSFDQRTRIVVEAFQRHFRRERVDGIADASTVTTLHKLLRAL